One segment of Mycolicibacterium baixiangningiae DNA contains the following:
- a CDS encoding SAM-dependent methyltransferase, giving the protein MTLTTPKLLMSKDPSDFYTLLGDDVVERFNGNFEDVSKPLWLNIGFWKEARSYPDACRAMAALVGEAADLQDADTVLDAGCGFAEQDIFFVEEFGVRRIVGIDITPQHIEVGQQRLRNLGLDDRIQLAVGSALRTGNPDGSFDKVIALESAFHFDTRDEFFREAFRVLRSGGKLVLADMLPGAGEQFSGLIRSLARKRACVPRANMYDRVSYVRKLTSAGFVEADVKSIAGFTYPGMARYIHHRVKKGGSYDDQLDALSRDDIENIAGLELWKSSLGVSDYIIATARKP; this is encoded by the coding sequence ATGACGCTTACCACGCCGAAATTACTGATGAGCAAGGATCCATCGGATTTCTACACCCTGCTGGGCGACGATGTCGTCGAACGATTCAACGGGAATTTCGAAGACGTCAGTAAACCGCTCTGGCTCAACATCGGCTTCTGGAAAGAAGCTCGAAGTTACCCGGACGCTTGCCGCGCGATGGCTGCATTGGTGGGCGAGGCTGCAGATCTACAAGACGCCGATACGGTCCTCGACGCGGGATGCGGATTTGCAGAGCAAGATATCTTCTTCGTCGAGGAGTTCGGCGTCAGGCGGATCGTCGGAATCGACATAACGCCCCAACACATCGAAGTCGGGCAGCAGCGCCTGCGAAACCTAGGTCTGGATGACAGAATCCAGCTCGCCGTGGGGTCCGCCCTGCGGACCGGGAATCCTGACGGCTCATTTGATAAGGTCATAGCCCTTGAGTCCGCATTCCATTTCGATACGCGCGATGAGTTCTTTCGCGAAGCATTCCGAGTATTGAGAAGCGGCGGCAAATTGGTATTAGCTGATATGCTACCTGGCGCTGGTGAGCAGTTTTCCGGGTTGATCAGGTCCCTAGCTCGCAAAAGAGCGTGTGTGCCCCGCGCTAATATGTACGACCGTGTGTCCTACGTGCGAAAGCTCACATCCGCCGGCTTCGTCGAGGCCGATGTGAAGTCCATCGCGGGATTCACCTATCCGGGAATGGCTAGATATATACATCATCGAGTCAAGAAGGGCGGCAGTTACGACGACCAGCTCGACGCGCTGAGCCGCGACGACATCGAGAATATCGCGGGGCTAGAATTATGGAAATCCAGCCTGGGGGTCAGCGACTACATCATCGCAACAGCGCGCAAGCCTTAA